TGTCATTTTCCATAATCTTTTTCCCGTATTCTTCTAATAAGTGAATAGAAATCGAAGAATCGGAGGCATATTCCAATACTTGACTGATAACATCTTCCTGACGATGTTCATCCAATACATCATAAGAGAATTCCATATATAAATAGTAGTTCCCCTTATAGGTGTATAACGTTTCTTCTCCAAAATCAGATAAATCATGGAGCTGATGGCTTAGCTGAATCAGATTCTCAAATTCATCAAATTCAACGATAATCCATAAATTTTCTTCTGCCATCTCATCGTCCTTTTCAGTTTCTGTATCTTGTTTGCTCTCTCCAAATTTCTCATCCAAAATATTTTCCAACTGATTATCTACCGGTAAATCAATATTGCCATCTTCTGTTTCCAATTCCAGATGTTCGCCGTTTTTAGAGACTTTTGCTTTCGTCACAACAATTTCAAGTCCTTTTTCCATTGCTTGAACTTGAATCCATAACGGTCCTTCCGGATTGAAGTCTTCACGATAATTGACTTCATCCATCATCTGCCAAAACAATTGCTCGCTTCTTTCCCGGTTGTACCAGATTTCTTCTTTTTCGAAACCCAGCTCTTCTATATCAACATAAGAAATATAAAATTTGATTGTATTTTCATTAATTCTTTCTATCTCCACAATAAGCTCCCCCTTCTCATTAAGATAGAACCATTTCCTACATATTCTCCTGCATAACAGAGCCGACAGTATAAACGTGTTTATATTATAGATGTACCCGAATCAGTGTCATCCTAATCATGAATCATATTTATCACATTGTATGCAAAAATGCAATCCACAAGAAATGAAAATGCCCAATTCCTGTTTATTTTATGAAAAACAGACGGGGGTCATCTGATTACTGCCTGCTCTATATGGATATACATATAGAAGGCGCACTTATATCTTTCATGTTAGTTAGTTATTCTAACGTATTTCAAGTATTTTGTCATTTATCAAAGCTTATTTTGTTTTTCCATATCTTGCCATAAAGAAAGGTGCAGAAGATTCTGCACCCCTTCTTATTTATTTTATTATTAATTAACCATTCGTTGAGCTTCACGCAATTGAAATGTCCGGACTGTTCTTGGTAAGAAACGGCGAATTTCATCCTCGTTATAGCCTACTTGCAACCGTTTTTCATCTAAAATAATCGGACGGCGTAATAAGCCGGGGTTCTCCTGAATTAGATTGAATAAATCTTTCATCGGCAGTTGATCAAAGTTTACATTCAGTTTTTGAAAAACCTTTGACCTTGTAGAAATAATTTCATCTGTTCCGTCTTCCGTCATACGCAAAATTTCTTTAATCTCATCAAGAGATAAAGGTTCAGA
The nucleotide sequence above comes from Oceanobacillus timonensis. Encoded proteins:
- the spxA gene encoding transcriptional regulator SpxA; this encodes MVTLYTSPSCTSCRKAKAWLEEHNIPFTERNIFSEPLSLDEIKEILRMTEDGTDEIISTRSKVFQKLNVNFDQLPMKDLFNLIQENPGLLRRPIILDEKRLQVGYNEDEIRRFLPRTVRTFQLREAQRMVN
- the mecA gene encoding adaptor protein MecA, whose product is MEIERINENTIKFYISYVDIEELGFEKEEIWYNRERSEQLFWQMMDEVNYREDFNPEGPLWIQVQAMEKGLEIVVTKAKVSKNGEHLELETEDGNIDLPVDNQLENILDEKFGESKQDTETEKDDEMAEENLWIIVEFDEFENLIQLSHQLHDLSDFGEETLYTYKGNYYLYMEFSYDVLDEHRQEDVISQVLEYASDSSISIHLLEEYGKKIMENDTFEQVRNYFPKDV